The Hordeum vulgare subsp. vulgare chromosome 7H, MorexV3_pseudomolecules_assembly, whole genome shotgun sequence DNA window AATAGTATAAGAAGTTCTGGATATTTTAATATGGACTACATATGGACTTAAATGAATGAACAAACACACTCAAATGTGTCTATTACATCTGATTTAGAAAAAGTttgaacatcttatatttgtgaacaaaGGGAGTATTTTATTATATATTGGAGACAAATGAATGTGTTTAATTTGCCTCAACTGATGTGCTGCACATTCTGCAATTATTTTAAGGTTCATTCAAGCCATAATAAAGCCAATGCCAGGATTAGCTAAAACTGCTTCAAGAAATTTGAAAGAACCCACATGCTTTTTTAAGCAGAAAAACTCAAAAACAGTAGGAGAAGCTCCTACTGTTGCATGATATATAAGTAAAGATATTTACGAAATGGTGTTGAGCCTCTAGAGGAACAAAGCAAGTAGGAACATTACACTGTCAACCAAAGTGGAAATACAATCACTAAGTGGGATCCTAGGCTTTAGCAGATGAAGCCACACGGTTATCTTGCAACAAGATGAGTCCTAAAATGTAGGCAATCTCGGTAAACCTGAAAAGTTGAAGATTTACTTGTTTAGGTTCAAGTGCAGGGTTAAGGGTTTTCACTTTATGGATCATCTATTGGTTTATGTTGTGCAGAATCTTAAACTCGTTGTAGAGATGCTATCTCAAGCTTTTGACCaaaggaacatttttgaaaatagcATTTTTGGAGTGTCGGTTGTCTTTTTTTACCATGACTTCCACAAATGTTATTTCGGGATGAAAATTTGCAGGAACTGAGAAAAATTGTCAAAGTATGCACCCAAAAAAATTCAgaagttttttattttatttactttttttaatattttactgAGCTCGAGCTGAGAATAGCTGCATCCCATCTTCTGGAGGTTCCTCTGCTCCTCTGATATACGGAGCTTAGCAGATTGAACCGTGCTGGTTTTATTATTCATACATGACAAAACATATACCAGGTATTGTCTCATAAAACTGCTTGACAACAAGAAGTTCCAATGTTGTTTTTGGTATCAGTTACATTACATGGGTATCCTGGTGTCGTGCTGACTATTGATTATGACTGGTAGACTCACTGATAATCTAACTTCTTATTGTCTGTCAACAGGTAAGGACCTCATTATATTCACGGACCCAGCCAACAAGGTCAAGATGGTGAGTTCTCTTATACACCCTCTACACATGAAAACATGGGAGTTTGGTGTTGGTTTCATATGTTCTTTATGAATATTTTAAATGTACGCCATGTACAGTTTTATCAGTATACACGCCTCAAAAAATACAGTTTTATCAGTATACATGACTCAAAAAATATGTATTGTGTGTCTTTTCCTTTCCAGTTTAGTTGCAAGATAGTAAAAATAACATGTTAAGAAACTATCAGCTTCTTTACGCCCCGAGCAATTATGGTGTCTTATTGTTGCTAACATGATGTGTATGTGCGTGTACAACGAGGGCCTGAAGCAGACGGCGCTGATGGAGAGGGGGCTCAACCTGCCTGACCCAAGGACTTAGCGTCGAGCATCTACCGGTCGGTGCAGAAGAGCCTGAACCTGAGCCCCGacgcggccatggaggaggaagaggagctgGAGGAGCCGGAAGTGGAAGAGAATGAGTCGGACGCAGGCCCGGAAAGAACTAACCTGACGAGCAGGGGCCAGCGAGCAGCAGAAGAACAGCAGCGTCGACGTGCGCTCAGGCTGGGCGGAAAGAACTAACCTGATGTGCAGAGGGTGTTTTCTGAGCAACAGCCGGCGAGCAGCGGAAGAACAACAGCGCCGACGTGCGCTCAGGCTGGGCGACGTGCGATCTGGTTTTTGTACGATCAGGAAACGAGTGCAGGATATGTACGATGGGCTGTTATGATCTGGTTTTTTATTGAACCGTTTGGTCTTCGGAGGGTTGGGAAAAAATCTGATCAACGAGACACGAGAGACACGAatttttacgtggaaacccttgcgggagaaaaccacggacgcaaGAAGGCGCAATCATTATGAggaggagtattacaagcacgagacgagaggccgtctttaggtgcgactacatggagtatatatgaggggcattacataagagtccttggaggacaagtcaacgagttgtactcgtacgcgtcggtaccaacgcaaagggccacaccgtttgtactacgtctagttcaatacggtagaatttggatcacaatttaacaatctccaccttgagccaaattccctccagtagtcgaagaaagtgaataactccatccaaatcagcataaacaccttgtgcgtcaaagtccataggactagtgagaaataccaactaagcctgagcaaagctcaaacttattggtaggaactggctttgtcatcatatcagtcggattatcatgagtacttatcttgcataccttcaaatcacctttagcaacaacatctcgaacatagtgaaatctgacatcaatgtgttttgttctcTCGTGATACATTGGATTCTTTGTAAGATATATAGCACTTTGACTATCAGAAAATATGGTAGGACAAGATGAGTCTTCACAAAGCTTAGTGTATAAACCTCTCAACCAGATAGCTTCTTTGCATGCCTCAGAAATAGCCATATACTCGGCATCAGTAGTGGAACAAGCCACAATGGACTGCAAAGTTGCTCTCCAACTCACAGCACAAccaccaatggtgaaaacataacctgtgagcgatcttctcttatccaaatcaccagcaaaatcagaatcaacaaaaccaacaagtccATCTCCAGTTTTCCCAAACTGTAAATAAGCATTAGAAGTACCTCGCAGGTATCTGAAAATCCACTTAACTCCATTCCAATGCTCTTTTCCAGGATTAGCCATGTATCTACTAACAACACTCAGTGCATAAGATAAATTCGGACGAGAACaaaccatggcatacataagtgaaccaactGCACTCGAATAGGGAACTCTAGACATGTACTCAATATCTGCATCTGACTCAGGACATAAGGCTGATGATAATTTGAAGTGTGCAGCTAATGGAGTACTTACTGGCTTGGCGTTATGCATATTAAAACGACAAAGAACTTTATCAATATATCCCTTCTGACTGAGATATAATTTTTCCAGACGGTCTATCTCTGGATATTTCCATGCCAAGTATTTTCTTTGctgcacccaaatccttcatctcaaattcattactcaattgcttctttagttcatcAATCTCTGACATGCTATTTGCAACaattaacatatcatcaacataaaggagcaaataaatagCTGAACCATTGACAGTTTTCAAATAAACACAGCAATCATAATTAGACCGTTTGAAACCTTGAGAGAGCATAAAGGTGTCAAATCTCTTGTACCACTGtcgaggggattgcttcaacccataaagagatttctttaaattacagacaagcttttcttttccaggaataacaaaaccttcaggttgttccatataaatatcctcttctaattctccatgtaagaatgcagttttaacatccaattgttcaagctcaaaatcattcatggcaacaatactaagtaaagtgtgaatagagctatgcttcacaacaggagaaaagacttcgttatagtcaatacctggaattcggctataacctttagcaaccaaccttgctttatatcttgcctcgtcattaggagaaacaccttcctttattttgaaaacccacttgcaacgaataggtttcttctctctaggtaatcttaccaaatcccaagtgccattcttttcaagtgattccatctcatcatgcatagcagtcatccacttattactatcaccagaaataatagcctcggaatatgaagaaggctcagcattaccttcaatttcttctgcaacagataaagcaaaagaaacaatattgcactcctcaattaacctttcaggtgcattaatacctcgcctaactctgtcacgtgcgagattccaaccgtgtggaacaataggctgatttggagtgacatgttcatcatcaaagaCGGGTCCATTATGTGCATCAACATTTTCCTTATCAGAAGTATCACGTAAATCAATAACATGCTCCACCTGAATAGTAGGCTGCTGAACAGTAGGCTGTTGTTCACTCTCAATTGAAACATTGGTAGATGCAACATCATGTAACATAGCAGATTCATTAAAGATAACGTTCCTGCTAATAacaatcttttgtgtttcaggattccacaatttaaaacctttaacaccagatttgtaaccaagaaagatgcacttaacagccctaggctccaactttccattatcaacatgagcataagcagtgcaaccaaaaactctcaactgtgaataatcagcaggtgaaccagaccatacctcaattggagttttcttattaagaggaatagatggtgaacggttgatgagataacaagcagtggaagcggcctcagcccaaaaacgcctatgcaaacctgcattggacaacatgcaacgggctctGAAAATAATGGTCTTGTTCATACGCTCAACAACaccgttttgttgaggagtataaggaacggtgtggtgtctgacaatgccttcagacttgcaataattcccaaattgcttagaacagaattccataccattatcagtgcgaagtatttttaccttcttttcagtttgtctctcaatcataatcttccactccttaaaagctgagaaagcttgccatttatgcttcaagaaataaggccaaacctttctcgaataatcatcaataataATCAACATGTAACGAGCACCACCTAATGACCTTTTGCGAGATGGTCCCCATAAATCAGAATGCacataataaaaaatgacatcagttgtatgagtcgaagtgttgaacttcaccctcttgtgcttgcagaagatacaatgctcacaaaatttcgATTTACTAGTTTGGTATCCTTTAAGAAGACCTCTCTTGTTTAACTCTGCCAAACCAAGTTCACTCATATGTCCAAGACGCATATGCCAAAGGTTAGAAGCATCACGACCAGAATTCTTTGAAATAACCGGAGCAGCGTTACCTGAAACGGTAGAACCTCGAAGGTAATAAAGACCATTGGTCGAACTTAAGTCACCTTTCATCACAATGAGAGAACCTTTGGTGACCTTCAAAACGCTATCTCCACCTGAATACTTGTAGCCCTTTGCATCAAGGGCACTCACAGAGATAAtatttctcttcatcttcggaatataccgaacatttgtcaaagttcagattgtgccatcaaacatcttgattcgaatggaacctatgccttcaatcttgcatggtgaattatcaaaacccaaaacGGAACCAACAGCGGTAGTAGAATCAAAAGTAGTAAACCAATCTCTATGCGGGCACATATGAAAAGTACACGCAGTGTCAAGTACCCACTCATCATTGGTCTCAGCAcatccagcaataacaacaagagcatcatcacGAGCAACATTAGCAGAATTTTCACCTTGTTTGTTACTTTTCGGTTTATACATACCATTCCTTTTTTCCTTGTTCTACAACTTGAAACATTCTGAGATGTCATGCCCGTCTCTCTTGCAATATCTGCAAGACTGCTTCTTGTCTCTGGATTGCGACCGACCCCTCTGGCCGTTCTTACTTTTGCTGGTGAGATCTTTTGTCATGCAAATCCCTTCCACCTTTAACCATAGAGCGGCGgcagttttctcgctcaaaacttcCTGCAAAATATATCATGCAAGTGGAGTTGAATTTGTGACAAAGCCTTACGATCCCTTCGTTTCTCCTCAGGAGTCCAATCCTCAATTCTATTCTTTCCAAAACTGTACAGTGCATCATCGTAGTCGGCCTGCGCTAACAACGCCCGCATATTGACTTGCCATAGGGTAAACCTTGTGTCACGGTCCAGCAACGGAAGATCATACTTCATGGATGCCATGAGTAGATAAATCTGTGTACACAAAGTAGTACAAGCCGGCAGAAAATTCTTGATAGCATTAATATGCGGATGAAACGAAATAGGATAAATAGCACCTGGTAGCTCTTTGGGTAGATATAACAACTGAAGATGACAAAGTCAAACTAGTAACCAGCCTTGGCCTTTGGCCTTCACGTGAGAGAGAGATTAGATCTCGATTCCTGTCACCTGGTAGCTCTCGGGCACAAGTACCACTAGCTTCACGTGAACGACAGCAGTAGCACCTCCTGTCGTGGGGTTCtacagcggcagcagcagcaaagctcCTGCGgtggtggtttgattgctctataTTGATCCGGTCTTCACGTCTCGATCGGAAACAGCGGCAGAACTCGGCGGATCGGACGACGCGGCGTACGGCAGCTGCAGCGACGCAACGTACAACGGCGGAACTCGGCGGATTTATACACCTGGTGTACTGCGGCTCGGCGGAAAACCTGTCGGACTCGGCTCCGTAATCGATCTGGCTTCGGATCGCCAGATCGCGTCGGCGGCGGCTCACACGACGCCGAACCCTAGCTCTCGTCTCAAATCTCGTATGGGTAGAACCTCGgttctgataccacttgttagataaaACAAGATCAACGAGACATAAGAGACAcggatttttacgtggaaacccttgcgggagaaaaccacggacgcactaaggcgcaatcactatgaggaggagtattacaagcacgagacgacgggccgtctttaggtgcgactacatggagtatatatgaggggcaatacataagagtccttggaggacaagtaaacgagttgtactcgtacgcgtcggtaccaacacaaaggcccacaccgtttgtactacgtctagtccaatacggtagaatttggatcacaatttaatAGGAGGGTTGGAAAAAAATCTGTGGGAGAAAAAAAATTATGGGGGAAGGACGTGGGCGGAAGGGCTTCCAGCGATAGAAGGGGATCGCTGCAGGTCGAAGCATTACGACGGCATATCCCTTTTAATAGTACAGAAATATAAAAATCCATAAATATCAATAGCGCAGAAGCACGTCCATTCCTTCTAGTTTCAGTTTCTAGATGATGGACCAACAAAAATCCTCTTGTCGCCGTCATCCAAGCCCGCATGTAGACGGTGGAGGTAGCACAAGTGGAAGAGAGAGGGGGCACAAACCACCAACCCACGCGCGCGTACTCCAATTAGCTCGCACCTAACTCCAATTAGCTCGCACCAACGCGCGGCCTGGCCAAGCACGTCCGTGACACACCCAACAGTCAACGAATCACTGACCCTCATGCCTTGGTCACCTTATATAAGGAGTAGCTACCAGCCGGCTCCAGAGACCACCATTAATCGACCATGGCGGGAGGCGACAACAAGGCGGAGGCGGGGGTGCGCGTGCTGGGCGGGAGGATGAGCCCGTTCACAATGCGGGCGCGCATGGCGCTGGAGCTGCGCGGGGTCGCGTACGAGCTCCTGGAGGAGAGTTTCGAGCCCCGCAAGAGcgaccgcctcctcgccgccaacCCCGTCTACAAGAAGATCCCCGTCCTGCTCCTCCCCGACGGCCGCGCGGTCTGCGAGTCTGCCGTCATCGCGCAATACGTCGACGAGGCCTGGCCTGCGGCCGCTGGAGCCGGCGGCGCGCCCTTGCTGCCCGAGGACCCCTACCAGCGCGCGATGCACCGCTTCTGGACCGCGTTCGTCGACGACAAGTTCTGGCCGGCGCTCGACGGCGCCTCCCTGGCGCCCACCCCGGAGGCACGCGCCGAGGCCGGCACCGAGGCCCGTGCGGCGCTGCGGCACCTCGAGGAGGCCTTCGCCGCGCTCAGCAACGGTGGGACCTTCTTCTCCGGCGCGGCGCCGGGGCTCCTGGATATCGCGCTGGGTTGCTTCCTGCCGGCGCTCAGGGCCTGGGAGCGCCTCAGCGGCGCCGTCCTGCTGGACGAGGCTGCCACGCCGCTCCTCAAGAAGTGGAGCAACAGGTTCGCGGACGTCCACGCAGTCAAGGCGCTCCTACCGGAGACGGACGAGGTTGTTGGCTTCACAAAATTCCTGCAGGCCAAGTTCGGCGTCGTGGGCGCAAATTAATAGTCAGCGCCGCCAAGTATCTTACTGCTTATGTATGTTTTTTTCCTTAAAAGCATAGTACAAACGCACGCGCTGCATTAGAGGTGTGTGCATATGTATGTTGGTCATGTACCAGTATTTTCTTTTGATTAAGATTTATGTGGCTCGTTCTTTTTTTATTCTATCAATATATATTTTTAACTTAGTACGGACACACTTATATTAACGCACATACGCACATTATATTCCTATGAGTACCTTTAAAAGACCGAACCGGCATATTATCTTGAGATTATGAAATCATCGCAGGCATCTCGGCGTCACTGAAAACGTCTCCTGCATTATCCCTTTAACCATCCAACCCCAGGTTGGTACGTCATTCGACCAAAACATAGACCGGTTCCATAGCCAAAGAGATAACGGagcaaacaaaaaaaaacaaagggtTGGCATTAAGGATAGTAAAACCGAACCCTTTCCGAGCTCTCTCAGTGATTAGCATTTTGAGCCGTTCATTTTGGCGATCTTGATGTTTCTAACCGTCAGATCTGTCATTCCGTTCGACCTTCAACGCACGTTTCTGTTTCTGGGTCACCTTCGTCCCTAGCCCATCC harbors:
- the LOC123411212 gene encoding probable glutathione S-transferase BZ2, whose translation is MAGGDNKAEAGVRVLGGRMSPFTMRARMALELRGVAYELLEESFEPRKSDRLLAANPVYKKIPVLLLPDGRAVCESAVIAQYVDEAWPAAAGAGGAPLLPEDPYQRAMHRFWTAFVDDKFWPALDGASLAPTPEARAEAGTEARAALRHLEEAFAALSNGGTFFSGAAPGLLDIALGCFLPALRAWERLSGAVLLDEAATPLLKKWSNRFADVHAVKALLPETDEVVGFTKFLQAKFGVVGAN